One Xenopus tropicalis strain Nigerian chromosome 8, UCB_Xtro_10.0, whole genome shotgun sequence genomic window carries:
- the LOC100490553 gene encoding major histocompatibility complex class I-related gene protein isoform X3: protein MNHIAVLLFSLGVCAVHCGSHTLEYHIALVSSPGPGVPQSTITAYIDGLKYGKYDSDTSRARFLTPSLSSLTEHLDMQTKYAQRFEVIQKHKMEFLMGYLNKTYVNGGFNIYQRKFACELHEDGTVSGYEEIAYNGKEVMMFDKVRVVYVPASQEALTMTQQWNQHYNHAKINKIYMENECIQHMKMYLPYLSTDLERKVCPKVKVSSSESDGEQKLHCRVYGFYPRDVEVKWIKNGRDEIHSEEAAQILPNPDGTYQIRVSVGVTPEEGATYSCHIDHSSLEKPLVVPFEASDIRNYYIVIPIVAALALALVALGIFVCRKRTTEGSRSSQESLPLANESHGP from the exons ATGAATCACATTGCGGTGCTGCTGTTCAGCCTCGGCGTGTGTGCAGTACATTGTG GCAGCCACACTCTTGAGTACCACATAGCCCTTGTCTCCTCCCCTGGCCCCGGCGTGCCACAGAGCACAATCACTGCCTACATCGATGGCCTGAAGTATGGCAAGTACGACAGCGACACGAGCCGGGCGAGGTTTCTGACTCCATCGCTGAGTTCCCTGACTGAGCACCTGGATATGCAGACTAAATATGCTCAGAGGTTTGAGGTcattcagaaacacaagatggAATTTCTAATGGGGTATTTAAACAAGACATATG TTAATGGAGGCTTCAACATCTACCAGAGGAAGTTTGCCTGTGAGCTACATGAGGATGGAACCGTTAGTGGATATGAGGAGATTGCATATAATGGCAAGGAGGTTATGATGTTTGATAAAGTGAGGGTGGTGTATGTCCCTGCATCACAGGAGGCTCTGACTATGACCCAGCAATGGAACCAGCATTATAATCATGCAAAGATAAATAAGATCTACATGGAGAATGAATGTATCCAACACATGAAGATGTATCTGCCTTATCTATCAACTGACTTGGAGAGGAAAG TTTGCCCAAAAGTGAAGGTTTCCAGCTCGGAGTCAGACGGGGAACAGAAGCTGCACTGCCGGGTGTATGGGTTCTACCCCCGAGATGTGGAAGTGAAGTGGATAAAGAATGGGAGAGATGAGATTCACTCAGAGGAGGCAGCACAGATCCTGCCAAACCCTGATGGCACCTATCAGATCAGAGTCAGTGTGGGGGTAACACCAGAGGAGGGCGCCACTTACTCCTGCCATATAGATCACAGCAGCTTGGAGAAGCCACTGGTTGTACCATTTG AAGCCAGTGATATACGTAACTATTATATTGTGATCCCCATTGTGGCGGCTCTCGCCCTCGCTCTTGTTGCCCTGGGAATATTTGTTTGTAGAAAAAGAACAACAGAAG gaTCAAGAAGCAGCCAAGAGAGCTTACCTCTGGCAAATGAAAGCCACGGCCCTTAA
- the LOC100490553 gene encoding major histocompatibility complex class I-related gene protein isoform X1, which translates to MMYIVVLLFSLGVCAVHCGSHTLEYHIALVSSPAPGVPQSTITVYIDGLKYGKYDSETRRARFLTPSLSSLTEHLDMQTKYAQRFEVIQKHKMAFLTGYLNRTYGNGDFHVYQRRFACELHEDGTVSGYEEIAYNGKEVMMFDKERVVYVPVTQEVLTMTQQWNQHYNDAKINKIYMENECIHYMKMYLPYISTDLERKVHPEVKVSSSESVSGTKLHCRVYGFYPRDVDVKWIKNERDEIYSEEAAQILPNPDGTYQIRVSVEVTPEEGATYSCHVDHSSLAKPLAVCFEPSDRLIVYIMVAVAAVLSFTLVALGIFAYKARKKKGLNKMTEIAFGKATTLPVTH; encoded by the exons ATGATGTACATTGTGGTGCTGCTGTTCAGCCTCGGTGTgtgtgcagtgcattgtg GCAGCCACACTCTCGAGTACCACATAGCCCTtgtctcctcccctgcccccGGCGTGCCACAGAGCACAATCACTGTCTACATCGATGGCTTGAAGTATGGCAAGTACGACAGCGAAACGCGCCGGGCGAGGTTTCTGACTCCATCGCTGAGTTCCCTGACTGAGCACCTGGATATGCAGACTAAATATGCTCAGAGGTTTGAGGTcattcagaaacacaagatggCATTTCTAACGGGGTATTTAAACAGGACATATG GTAATGGAGACTTCCATGTCTACCAGAGGAGGTTTGCCTGTGAGCTACATGAGGATGGAACCGTTAGTGGATATGAGGAGATTGCATATAATGGCAAGGAGGTTATGATGTTTGATAAGGAGAGAGTGGTGTATGTGCCTGTAACACAGGAGGTTCTGACTATGACCCAGCAATGGAACCAGCATTATAATGATGCAAAGATAAACAAGATCTACATGGAGAATGAATGTATCCATTACATGAAGATGTATCTGCCTTATATATCAACTGACTTGGAGAGGAAAG TTCATCCTGAAGTGAAGGTTTCCAGCTCAGAGTCAGTGAGCGGCACCAAACTGCACTGCCGGGTGTATGGGTTCTACCCCCGAGATGTGGATGTGAAGTGGATAAAGAATGAGAGAGATGAGATTTACTCAGAAGAGGCAGCACAGATCCTGCCAAACCCTGATGGCACCTATCAGATCAGAGTGAGCGTGGAGGTAACACCAGAGGAGGGCGCCACTTACTCCTGCCATGTGGATCACAGCAGTTTGGCTAAACCCCTGGCTGTATGTTTTG AACCCAGTGACAGACTGATTGTATACATCATGGTCGCTGTGGCGGCTGTTCTCTCCTTCACTCTTGTTGCCCTGGGAATATTTGCATATAAAGCCAGAAAGAAGAAAg ggTTGAACAAGATGACAGAGATTGCATTTGGGAAAGCCACGACTCTTCCAGTTACTCACTAG
- the LOC100490553 gene encoding major histocompatibility complex class I-related gene protein isoform X2, translated as MNHIAVLLFSLGVCAVHCGSHTLEYHIALVSSPAPGVPQSTITVYIDGLKYGKYDSETRRARFLTPSLSSLTEHLDMQTKYAQRFEVIQKHKMAFLTGYLNRTYGNGDFHVYQRRFACELHEDGTVSGYEEIAYNGKEVMMFDKERVVYVPVTQEVLTMTQQWNQHYNDAKINKIYMENECIHYMKMYLPYISTDLERKVHPEVKVSSSESVSGTKLHCRVYGFYPRDVDVKWIKNERDEIYSEEAAQILPNPDGTYQIRVSVEVTPEEGATYSCHVDHSSLAKPLAVCFEPSDRLIVYIMVAVAAVLSFTLVALGIFAYKARKKKGLNKMTEIAFGKATTLPVTH; from the exons ATGAATCACATTGCGGTGCTGCTGTTCAGCCTCGGCGTGTGTGCAGTACATTGTG GCAGCCACACTCTCGAGTACCACATAGCCCTtgtctcctcccctgcccccGGCGTGCCACAGAGCACAATCACTGTCTACATCGATGGCTTGAAGTATGGCAAGTACGACAGCGAAACGCGCCGGGCGAGGTTTCTGACTCCATCGCTGAGTTCCCTGACTGAGCACCTGGATATGCAGACTAAATATGCTCAGAGGTTTGAGGTcattcagaaacacaagatggCATTTCTAACGGGGTATTTAAACAGGACATATG GTAATGGAGACTTCCATGTCTACCAGAGGAGGTTTGCCTGTGAGCTACATGAGGATGGAACCGTTAGTGGATATGAGGAGATTGCATATAATGGCAAGGAGGTTATGATGTTTGATAAGGAGAGAGTGGTGTATGTGCCTGTAACACAGGAGGTTCTGACTATGACCCAGCAATGGAACCAGCATTATAATGATGCAAAGATAAACAAGATCTACATGGAGAATGAATGTATCCATTACATGAAGATGTATCTGCCTTATATATCAACTGACTTGGAGAGGAAAG TTCATCCTGAAGTGAAGGTTTCCAGCTCAGAGTCAGTGAGCGGCACCAAACTGCACTGCCGGGTGTATGGGTTCTACCCCCGAGATGTGGATGTGAAGTGGATAAAGAATGAGAGAGATGAGATTTACTCAGAAGAGGCAGCACAGATCCTGCCAAACCCTGATGGCACCTATCAGATCAGAGTGAGCGTGGAGGTAACACCAGAGGAGGGCGCCACTTACTCCTGCCATGTGGATCACAGCAGTTTGGCTAAACCCCTGGCTGTATGTTTTG AACCCAGTGACAGACTGATTGTATACATCATGGTCGCTGTGGCGGCTGTTCTCTCCTTCACTCTTGTTGCCCTGGGAATATTTGCATATAAAGCCAGAAAGAAGAAAg ggTTGAACAAGATGACAGAGATTGCATTTGGGAAAGCCACGACTCTTCCAGTTACTCACTAG